The nucleotide sequence CCACCTGGAGGAATTCCTGTTCTGGTTTCAACTGGATAATAAATTCCATTTATTATTTCTATTTTACCAATTTTACCGGTTAAATTAAGCTCTTCACTTTTTAGGGGAAATTCCAGAAGGGATTGTGGAAAAAACATTTCCACAATTTCCATTCCCCTCTTATCAGTATTTTTAAGAACTTCCTTTATTTTTAAAGCCATGAACTGGGATTCCAGTTTAAAATCTTCCTCTAAATCATTGCATAAATCGTTTAAAATTAAAGAATCAATTTCATCCATCTTAGAATACTTATTTGACACATTTTCTATAAATTGAGGAACTTCATTGAATAGAATATCAAAAATTTCTTCAATTTCAATATTATCCTTTATATTCCATGTATTTCGTTTTGTGATTTCTTCAAAACCCCTCCTTATTTCCTGTACTATTTTTCCAGCTATCATTTCCTGTGTCTGGATACTATCTCCATGTAAATGTTTTAAATATAGTTTAGCAGGGCAGTACATGTATTCTGATATTGAAGAAACGCTAATCATTTACTAAAACTCCTTTATCTATTTAATAATAAACAGGATAGTAATTTAGCTGTATTTAGGTATATTAATTTAATATTAATTTTTACAAAACTCATATAAATAGATATAGGTTTGTTACTGCTCTCTAAATAATGTAAAAGCTCGTAAAAATATC is from Methanobacterium sp. and encodes:
- a CDS encoding Dna2/Cas4 domain-containing protein is translated as MISVSSISEYMYCPAKLYLKHLHGDSIQTQEMIAGKIVQEIRRGFEEITKRNTWNIKDNIEIEEIFDILFNEVPQFIENVSNKYSKMDEIDSLILNDLCNDLEEDFKLESQFMALKIKEVLKNTDKRGMEIVEMFFPQSLLEFPLKSEELNLTGKIGKIEIINGIYYPVETRTGIPPGGGVWLADALQIAAYALLIDYELNKEVLVGFINYTKIGERRPVVINSILHNKLFGVLDSINTMFERQEMPEFKIFKNKCEKCEYVDICEYYE